A window of Vicia villosa cultivar HV-30 ecotype Madison, WI unplaced genomic scaffold, Vvil1.0 ctg.002321F_1_1, whole genome shotgun sequence genomic DNA:
TAAATTCATCGATCCGATCATCATATAGTTCTAGAGCAGAACAAATACATTCTCAAATTTTTTGGGAACACAATAGTGTAAACAACAGTTAGTTCaaggatgatgaaaacaaaaatatcaaagtcTAGTTAAAGACATTTAACATGATATCAAATCCAGTTAGTTCATGGAGGATGAAAACAAAGATATCAAAGtctaattaaaaacatttaacaTGCTATCAAATCCAATTTAAAGATTGCATTGTAGATCGAAATTAGACTCAGACTCACTGGGTAGATATTGAAGTTTTATGATGTTgttgaaacttgtttgaatttttatattattaagttCTTGGATTGTTGAATGCCTAAATATGAATGGAacctttaaattaatttttaggaTAGATTCAACTACATTTAACATGAAGTTTTTACTTCCAATACTATAACTCCAAATGTAAAATCAAGATAATAATTTCAAAAAGGACCGACTCAgatctccaaattttgcttggaataATTTTATTTCCTTACAACGGTAAATGATAAGAACCAAACTAAGAGAAGGGGAAAAAAGTAGAAAGTGTCTAAAATTTTCATATGAAGGATAAAAGTTAAAAGAGGAGTGCtaacaacactctcttttcaacagtCTCTCAAACAcccactttcttattggttgaaactaggggtggaaataggctgggccgagctaggctttgccaagcctaagcctggcctgtcaaaaaaactgaagcctaagcctggcctgtggcCTGTCGTAAGCTTAGtttttaggcctgagcctggccttttcgaaggcctggttagcctgctagcctatataaaagcctatttgttttagacatatgtatataagcaattaaaataatatttaaatagactaactaactaaaagatcaagagactaaaaatttgtttgcattgacttattttaacttacctcttAGCATAAGTTTTacaagactatttgtttaagagaacttatgaaaacaatgttcatcagatgttttcatcttatttttacaagttcttaaagataaccaaattttatttatgtattttaattcaaagtataaaacataacataatgataataaaaaaagtattttatatttatttaaataggccggcctgataggcttaaaaggcttcttttagggcctgaggcctagcctttttaactaaataggcttataaaaaagcctaggccttttctatttaaaaataatgtttggcctggcctgagcctatataggctagcctgtaggcccctgttatcggcctggcctatttccacccctagttgaaactaggggtggaaataggctgggccgagctaggctttgccaagcctaagcctggcctgtcaaaaaaactgaagcctaagtctggcctgtggCCTGTCGTAAGCTTAGtttttaggcctgagcctggccttttcgaaggcctggttagcctgctagcctatataaaagcctatttgttttagacatatgtatataagcaattaaaataatatttaaatagactaactaactaaaagatcaagagactaaaaatttgtttgcattgacttattttaacttacctcttAGCATAAGTTTTacaagactatttgtttaagagaacttatgaaaacaatgttcatcagatgttttcatcttatttttacaagttcttaaagataaccaaattttatttatgtattttaattcaaagtataaaacataacataatgataataaaaaaagtattttatatttatttaaataggccggcctgataggcttaaaaggcttcttttagggcctgaggcctagcctttttaactaaataggcttataaaaaagcctaggccttttctatttaaaaataatgtttggcctggcctgagcctatataggctagcctgtaggcccctgttatcggcctggcctatttccacccctagttgaaacatgtgtgggtccctcactttgaaagtaggtcccacataaagtggtaggacccacacatgtttcaaccaataagagagTGAGTGTTTAAGAGAATGTTAAAAAGAGAGTGTTCTTAGCATTTTTCaagttaaaaatacaaaaataacgCTAAGAATATATCAAACATATATAAATAGACTAAACTAATTGTATATAATAAACAAAGACAACTCTAAATATAAACTAAACTAAATATAGACAGTAAAATATAAGTAGACTAGACTAACATAAATAGACTAAACAAAAAACtctaaatatataataaactataaatatattaaattacttTTATctcaattataattaaaaaatccaTTAATATGTTATCTAACCAGCAAATTAAATTGTACCATGATTGACAAATATGTAGTTATCATATGTAAAAGATTTATCATATCCTTAGTAGAGATGAGAATCACGCCATAGATGTGCATATACATATATGTTTAAATTAGGGTACACCAAAACAAATTAACAAACCATTATATGAAAATCTTATCTTATCAAGGTATCATAAAACTACAAAAGCAAATGAAAttaaaacaagtaacaaaattggCCTGATAAACTTTGTTGTATCAAGCACTTGATGATGGATAAGAAGCAAGCAATTGAGTAGGTACACAATGAGAATTCCTCCAACACTTTGCATGCAATTTAAGAATCTCCCTTGCTTTCTCCTTAACCTTATTTCCACTATCAACTTGAAGAACCAAACAAAGCTTTGCAACAACACCTATTTCCAGCATTTCTTGAACAACTATATGTGTTGCAGAAAATCTTGCAACAGATAGAAGAATTCTCATTGCTCTATCAGTAGCCATTGTTGAAATCCTCAAAATCTTCTTTGAAACAATAGGTAAACCACATCCATGGCTTAAAAGCTCAGCTCTTCCATCAGCACATTGACATAACATCTCCAAAAGCACCAAAATCATCTCACATGGCTTCCTTTCTTTACAATCAAAAAGAAGTTCTATCAAAACTTGAACACAGCCTGATTCCACTGCTCTCATTCTATTTCTCCCAAATTTAACGAGTTGAATTAACGTTTGTAGTGTGGCATTTGATGCTTTTTTTGATATCTGATCTTTAAGAAGCTGAACTAGTTCGACGAAAAACTCAGTTTTTAGATTGGCTAGTTTTGATGGATCAGCAATCTTTGACATAGATTTCAACAGAAAAACGGCGTACGTTCTTGAATCGTAGCTACCCTTTTGCAATAATCTAATTAATGATTCTAAAAATTCTCCatttttgaagttcaagagagttTTCAAACCTTGATCTGTTAAATGAAGATTGTAAAGGATGTTTACTGCTTTATCTTCTGCACCAATATTAAAGTCAAAGGTAAAACCTTCCATATCACCATCATCATCGAGAATGGTAGTTTCCGTTAATTCTGTTATTGAACAGCTTGTGTTGTTTTTTGTTACTATTGATGCTAAGAACTCCACAGCACCGGCAGATTCGATACACCGTCGATTTGTTTCGCTCTCGGAGGCTATTGTTTTGAGCTTTCTGAGGGATTGAATAAGCAAATGAGGTGAATCTAAAGAATCAGAATCATAAGTTTTAATCCATTTCTCAAGTTGGGCTTCGAGGACATTCCATCGCATATTGCGAACGCCCTCGATGCTGAGCTTCTGTATCCCAAATAACCTATGCAATAGGCACTCTTTTAAGCATTCCCTACGGCAATTGATGTGCACATCGGAAAAATCTTTCTCAAATCCAGAACTCATCATAACCTTTGCTGTTGCTGTTTCCTCGAGGCCTTTGATGGTTTCTGGCTTCAGTGCATCCATCATGAAGTTAGGGTCGGTTACCACCAATTCAGAGTATTCCTCAACATATTTTTTTCCATACTCCAAGACCAtttgaatgaaatttgaatttttgcgcCGAAGCTCCGTTACAAATGTCTGGAGTTGTTCCATCATACTACTAATATCAGCTGTGATCACCAATTCTGGTGAACCGATGCTACTGTTATTGCTAGCAGCACTAGCAATATCAGTAGTGGTGAGCTGTAGAGAATTAATAGAAAGAACCACCGAATTTCCATCTCGGAGATCAAAGTGCGGATTATTTGCTTCAGCGTCTATTGAAGAAAAGGAAGATCGGAGAATAATAAGGCAGTAGCTGAAACCGGCTCCAACAAAAAATAACTGTAATTTAATCTTCATGAGTAGCACAATTAGACATCCAAGGAAGAAGTAAAGAAGATCGATTACGAACCCGGAAGGAGTTTGCCTCGACAGGCTGAGTGACATGATAGCAAAGGCAGCATATGAAATGAGGCTATATAGATCTGGTTTCCCATTCACCACTTTGTCGAAGAAAAAGGAATAGGCAGATGTGATTGCTAGTACAAGAAATGCTGTATGAGCTTTGAACCGAAGACTTGTGgagtgttgtaataattttgcaaagaaaatcatGAGGCTGATGATGAAACTGAAAACGCAGTAAAGAAAAATCTTCAAGAGATTCCAATCTCCAAAGAGATAGTTGAAGGAAGAGCTTAGAGCATAACAGACGAGTCCAACAACAGCCGAGGCAAAGCCTACAAATCTCCACACTTCTGGCTGCACCACCCATCCCCAAATTTGGGTTAGAATATGCGTCATCTTTCCTAATTGTTATGAAAATAAAGAAGATTGATTTGGAAACCCCACTGAGTTTGTCAAAACAAACTCAACAACACGTGAAAATGGAGAATATATATTTAAGTGAAAGTTTCAAAGAAAAGGACCAAAATAAGATCAGCTCTAGCATCAACTAGGTCAAACTCATTCCCAATGGCAATTACGGGAATTGATTCTCCCAATGGAGTTGAGCTCAAATATATTTCATATCTTTTGATGAGATAAGGTTTGCCATCAATTCTCTGCCGCTGAATGTATTTCATATCTTTTCAGTTATTAATGGCACATGTCTGCCTCTGAGTTTATGACTTTCCAATGAATTACTAGGAAAGTTACTCGGAAAGTTCCAACCTAAACGATGGTCTGACTATTATAGTCTCCTTATATCATTGATTACAtgattaatttcaattttttttaacctcttatatttattttttttaggtttgttttcgacttcttttttaaaaaattttgagGGAGTACTTTAGAAAATTAcatcaataatttaatatatatttgatattttaaaagaaaaattaaaataacattataTTATTATATGCTAAGAAATCAtgttattttattcttaatttttttatttaaacatgTATCAAAATATAAACGTAGCCTTTCAAAATGTATGTGTTGCGGAAGTATAATCGTCATTACGTCTATTCTAGTTAGTCTGAGATTTTCAACTCAGTATTTTGATATGAATGTGAGATATGAGATGGATATAAATGCTAAATGCAGATAGTTAAGTAACGTTTTCGACACCTAATCATAGCTTCGACAGGTGGACCTTTTCGATACATGTGGTTATATGACCTGAAGAAGTTTTTTGACAACAATAAcggtttgaagaagttcaatagCCATCACATGGAAACAAATTAGAAGACAAAAGTCCACGTAACGAGATAAGTGTCGAATTCTGAAAAGAAAAATGTTGTTGGCGGTTGGTAATGTACCTAGTACATAAGTATATTTTGTTTCTATAATCAATGTTCTCATTTCGTTTTGTTTTCTTTAAAATTCACACATTCGAATCACAAAGATAATGAATTTGTGAGAAATGTATGAACTTGCGTCTCATTCTTAATTCAAGCATTTTTTACCCAATTTCTTTAGTGTTATATATTTCTttatttgctttattcatttAAGCCCTTCTTCGAACCTATACATTGGAATTTTTTTTGCACTAATACATTTTCTCAAATGCTTAACACAAAGTGTCCTTTAGGATCTTTCGAGTTTgatcctgcaaatgaattaaaattTGTGATTGTTTActaaaaacactaataaacaaattAGCACGCCCAGTGAGACCCTTTTGTGTGAAAATTACACTTTTTGGAGAGAATgtgtaacactccatattttcataatttaatttaaaatcaatttaattgaattatggggaattattggaattattgagaattattgaggaattaagcaattgggcttgagttgtgattagtaaagaggggatgcattggtaggccctattactaattaaaatagttttattttatttttcacaaaatagagggattgtgagaaaagaagaatagaaccaaggagaagagaaaaagcttgaacgtgaaaagagaagaggagcagagaagtgcgatagaggaagagcgaagaatcaatcTTCAGGTAAtggggactcttccatttatcttctattatggggttataggtagtagGATAGAATTGAACATGTTGTTCATgtcaattgagttatgcttaggttgtagagatgttaggttttgggagaactgattaataatgttgtattgatcatgtatggtgtgaaTTGGATGATTAAAAtgtgttataaatgtgttatTTGGTGTTTGTGGTTGCTGTTTTGGTGTTATAATGCATTTGGGTGAGAATTGGTATGGATTCGAGTCGATACGATGTTGGAAAAATGGTAATTTTCTGTCACGGcagcgtaggaaccggttcccaggtgggaggaaccgagttccagtagTAAAAACCAGAAGCGAAGGATTTCTgtacagcaggaaccggttcccatgtaggtacaacccggttcctagtagtaaaaatCATAGAGGAGTTTCTAAAGgatttcaggaaccggttcccacgtagggaggaaccgggttctgcgTAACTTTTTCTAAATTCTCTTAACTTTGAAAACTcctaacttttgaaccgtaaatcAGATTTTGGTGCTGTTTTGAGCATAGTAAAGCTAATCAAATGATTTAcctaataaaatagtgttttgggtagtgactcgaaattattttaaaaacactcgattttatttggttgtggtggtttatgcgtacaggtaCATTATTGGAtgttttacctgttatgatgttgtggttataattggtgtttgttatacatatattgttggtataaaatatgtgttttattatgGTTGGGAAATAGCATGATtttgtgtggctattgattattgttggttgatgattatgacatttggttggtttatgtgggtgatgagcatgttatggttgatacatgcatttcataatcattatgtggctgatccttgacgatggtggatcagtggtagctaattcccattgtgttgaattagtgagtgggtgttgccgtatccttgatgatggtggatcggtgagatgggttatcccagattttggtaccacatgcatgtagttgcattgcattaggctacttgtgttattataacatgaatggaaggttgTCCAATATTATAATAAGTGTGATTGTGTATTGGTTGTGGCTAATTGTGTGAttttgaatctgatcgtaactgtaattgggtgaataagatgtgattgatattttattatctatatcctataacattggttaaatgtgaatgagactcacccttactgttgttatttttcagattgaggagtagctcttgtacttggtgaggattagctcgtcaagtagttcgttagagttagTCGGGTCCGTGTCGTGCTCTGGTCGTGTAAAactggggacgttgtttagagttacttgttaaactctttttttatttGGGTGGATTGTTTATGTTGTGTTTTAATTACATGACTTGGTTGTTCATTATTcggatgttaaagataattctgctatgttaacatgatgatctgaataatttggtttaacgttcctttttatggcatgacatgagtattgtttaattatatggaagttgtaatgcccttttcatgctTTACTCTGATTATCGTTTAATAATTATtatggggtattagaagggtgttacaatagtggtatcagagcatagtcggtcgtttgagtcagagtcttagtgtcggttaattccctcgtatgcgattagtgtaaagttgacactatcgatacttcttgttctaataaatattgttttatatttagcagaacaatggccggaagaggaggaagaaatgacgatgcaattgctgaggctctgggtatgattgctcgtgtgctgggagggaatgccgacggagctggtattggtgctgacaggcagctgaacagttttcagaggaacaaccctccgttgttcaagggcactcaTGATCTCGAAGGCGcccagaggtggctgaaggaaattgaaaggatcttccgggtgattgattgcgatgaaaatctgaaggtgagatatggtactcacatgctgtctgaagaagctgatgattggtggatggctagtagggacgaactgcaagttGCCGGTGTTGCAATTACTTGGACTGttttcaagagagaattcttgcggaggtactttcctgaggatgttagaggcaagaaagaggtggaatttttggagctgacacaaggtaacatgacggtgccggagtatgcgtccaagtttattgaactggcaaagtattatgtccactacaacaatgatgaagctagcgagttctcgaagtgtgttaagtttgagaatggtcttcgtaatgagattaaacagggtatcaggtaccagaggatttgcaggtttgttgatttggttgactgcagccgaatctttgaagaggacaatattaagctgaagtcgtcacactctcgcggTTTAGTcgacagaaaagggaagaagcatatgggtcgtggtaagccatatggtaaaggTAACCAAAaggctggaggctggaagaagccta
This region includes:
- the LOC131638475 gene encoding E3 ubiquitin-protein ligase PUB23-like: MTHILTQIWGWVVQPEVWRFVGFASAVVGLVCYALSSSFNYLFGDWNLLKIFLYCVFSFIISLMIFFAKLLQHSTSLRFKAHTAFLVLAITSAYSFFFDKVVNGKPDLYSLISYAAFAIMSLSLSRQTPSGYCLIILRSSFSSIDAEANNPHFDLRDGNSVVLSINSLQLTTTDIASAASNNSSIGSPELVITADISSMMEQLQTFVTELRRKNSNFIQMVLEYGKKYVEEYSELVVTDPNFMMDALKPETIKGLEETATAKVMMSSGFEKDFSDVHINCRRECLKECLLHRLFGIQKLSIEGVRNMRWNVLEAQLEKWIKTYDSDSLDSPHLLIQSLRKLKTIASESETNRRCIESAGAVEFLASIVTKNNTSCSITELTETTILDDDGDMEGFTFDFNIGAEDKAVNILYNLHLTDQGLKTLLNFKNGEFLESLIRLLQKGSYDSRTYAVFLLKSMSKIADPSKLANLKTEFFVELVQLLKDQISKKASNATLQTLIQLVKFGRNRMRAVESGCVQVLIELLFDCKERKPCEMILVLLEMLCQCADGRAELLSHGCGLPIVSKKILRISTMATDRAMRILLSVARFSATHIVVQEMLEIGVVAKLCLVLQVDSGNKVKEKAREILKLHAKCWRNSHCVPTQLLASYPSSSA